The stretch of DNA TCTGGGGGTCGAAAGCTGCGGGgtctttttgtttggttggcGACGCTCCCtgtttaaatgctgcgttttgTGTTGCGTCACCGTTTTTTCCCGGGTGCGCGCGCGTGGTCCCTGATGAGGTCTCTCAGCACGGTGCTCTCTCTGGACGCGGAGAAGGAAAACACTGGCTGTTGTTGTGTGGCCAGCCTTTGAATGGATAACGCCTAGGAATGACCTTAACGTACGTGGTTAGGTTAATTGGTAggcccccacccctcctcctccctcctcccaaagtatgtttattcattcatttacatggTTCGATCACTGCACTGTATTTCATAGCCTCGTGGATCTATACGAGCAGCTAATGTTTGCGGCCCTGGGCGAGATCGCTTGATCAGACAAGCCCACTTCTGTCCCCTCCTCAGTCTCCAGTGGGATAGTTTtggttgttattgtttttgtccacgTCGATGACTTTCACCCAGTTGAGTTGAATTTGTAAATGCTGCAACAACACATTTGTTAATGCTGTCAATGTTCCGAGTACACCTGTACACGTGTACAACGCCATTAGGTTCAGGAAGGGGATGAGTGGGGATGGGAGGGATTGATTGGCCGCCTCAGGTGAGCTGTCCGTGCGTCTGTATGTGATGCTATCGCCGCCGTATTGTGGAAACATTGTGTGAGCTCACTAACAAATTATTGCAGTCCAACAGGAACAGAAAACCCCCctcacaaatgcaaatgaagacTCTAATGCAAATGAAGACTCagacagtaaaaacacacacacatacacacatacacacacacacacacacacacacacacacacacacacacacacacacacacacacacacacacacacacacacacacacacacacacactgtgcaagTCTTCATAGGGGTCAAACCCTGTCAATCATTTCTCAGTAGAGCTGAATCTGATATCAGAATGCTGGAGGTTTATATGGGTACAATAAAGGTGTGTTACAAGGTGAACTTTGCTGCTGCCTGCGACCTCACTGGCGTCGGATTACTGATTTGTTTGTAACTCTAACACTCTGTAGTCACCAGTGACTTAGGGAGGTCGGAACAATGGACAGTCACCCAAGAAGAAGCCTCCCTCGCTAACAGGGACAAAGACACATCtgacaattgtgtttttttctctcccctcactcctcccaGCCTTAAGGTACAACAAACAATTCACCGAGGGATCGTTCTGTTCCTCTTGGCGCACGGTAACCATGGCTACAGAGGCCCTGCCATCTGTCAGTAGCTCGGAGAGCTCATTCAGGTGGTGAAATGTCCAGTCCGACAAGTTTTAGCTGAAATACAGAAGGACCACAACATTAGCAGTATTCATTCCAGTTCCCTTTTGGTCTGTTTAAACATACTCTCTCTGAGTATTCAGAAATTTGTATGACATGTTCTCAGTATCTTAACTTCAGGTATAACACTAATAGAGAGCCACCCTTCAACCTTGTTACCAATTATTACTTACCCAAGATGGCAAATAAAGAGATTAGAAAAACAATCATCATACTTTGACCctattaaatatttgtttttttccacagagacAACCAGCACAGATAACCACCGGCATTGGCTACCATtagatgtgtcactgtgaaaaaACGCTCAGTGACCTCAATTCAGTTTACAGCTGTAGCTACTGAATTGTTTTATCATACACAGGAGATTGGATGTGGGCGGTAACAGTGGCTGAGCAGGAAGGAGTTGGTTGTGCTATTTAGGTGTTTACAGTGTACATATACAACATTACAGAAGAATCCTGGGAGGCCTCACTTAAGTTGTTGTCCTTCAAGGTGGCCTGGCCCACATTCGTTGTGGCTGTTCTGCTGGAGCACATCCAGCGATGAAGGCTAGCACTGGGGTTAATGATGGACCCTCATCAGAAGCCCTGAATGGTTGGCAAGGAAATGCACTTCCTTCTTCATGTAGCCTATAGTGTGgaacaaataacacaaacatttgttgtACTCTCAGAACGGCTTACAGATTAAAACAGGTCTTGGTTAGGCAACAAGTAACAGGTTCGGCTTCTTGGACCCTCTTTCTTAGTCGTGGTTTCACACATCCAACGGAAATACAATACGGACATGTGATCTCACCAATGTGACATGTCACATTTGTGCGTTTCTGAGTAGGGAGGAAAACCAAGTGTGAAGATACCAGTTCAGGCATGTACCGTACGTCTACTGCGGCCTcgttctccccttctctctcccgtGGTTCATTCGATTAGCTTCACCCTGCACACTGTGACAAAGCCTCCATTTGTTAAGCCTGTGTGGGAACAGAAGTAAGATAATGACTGACCTGTGGTTGGGGCTGATGTGAGCTGTGATAGACTATTGACTCGTTAGACATTCTCAACAAAATGGAGAATATGCCAGGAGATGGGTTTACGTGCTCTGTGCTTTTCTGCTCTGGGAAACGGTCACATCCTTTTTATGCATGTGCTCTTCTATCAGGACTCAGTAGAATCTTTTGCCCTAATGTGACTCTAGAGGCCgaattacacacacatgtacatggaCACACAATACCACCCATTGATCTGATCTCTCActttcatttgacaaaacaaaatttagACACGTTCCCATCAACTACACTGTTGTATAAGCTTTGCAGTACAAGCGCATCTGTCATAAAGTCATCAAATAAAATTGTACAAGAAAATGTTGGTTGAAAACGAGATAATCATtttataatcatatatatatatgtgtatttatatgtgtTGACATGTGACCTGGTGGTCCTGGTATTGACCTGCAGTATTTAGTATTCACAGCTTGTATCATATTACAGGTGATTCTTCAACCCAGAGATGAATTTTGAACAGCCCCCTCCATACCCGGGCAGCGGCCCCACGGCACCAGGCTACCCAGCCCAAGGCCCTCCTCCGCAGGGCTATCCACCTCAGGGCTACCCCCCACAGGGATACCCTGTGAACATGGAGCAGCCTAATCCAGCATACCCCAACTACCCCGCTGGACAAATGGGCCCCGGAGGTCCTTACCAAGGCCAGCCTCCCTATCAAGGATACCCTGGACAACCACAGTTCGGCTGGCAGGGGGGACCCCCTCCCGGGCCTATGTATGGGGAAGCTCCCAAAAACACAGGTGAGCGACAGCACACATCAGAGATTGATACCAATTTGTTGCGTTATTCATGAAGTTGTCACTGATAATGTGCGAAGTGCTCTGCCTGAATGGCGTGTTGACTGGGAATAGAACTACAGTGGGGGAATCTGGATGGGCCGCTACGGACTGTATGGCGAGAGCCGCGTGATCCACAGGGTCAGCACTGCAGCTTTATAGCTAATTTGCTAGCATGTTTACAGGCTGACCATGTGATAACGAAGTTGGCTTTGATCGTGtagttttattttcaacaaacaTTCTAATCTTCATTCAtcatagagctgcaacagttaatcgattaatcgatcagtaatcaatttctaaatgaatcgccaactattttgataatcgattcatcgctacaagtagtttttatggagaaacaAGTCAATATTCCTTGATTTcagattcttaaatgtgaatatgttctggttactttgctcctctttgacagtaaactgaatatctttggtgtgaggacaaaacaaaacatcatcttgaggtttgatGAAAaacgatcgtcatttttctccattttatggcattttatggaacaaacaactaatcgattaatcgagaaaataatcgaaaaactaatcgattatgaaagtaattgttagttgcagccctaatttattattcaaaatgctgtttgttgtACAGTAGCAGTGAGCTGTGTGCTCTTCATCATCTGATATTGTCCTCTGCCAGATAGTTTGAACAGAGTTCGTGGAACACTTTAGTTGTGCAACAGACCCTCGCATTAAAGAATCTATGCGAAAACTCTGTGATGATAGAAAATGGTCATTAATTTATATTGAATGGATGGATCCTTACATTTTATTGTCATAGAGTGGAGAGAGGCTTCTCAATTATTTTAACGCGTTTCTCCAACAATTTCCTTTTGAAGTTGAGTTCATATTgttcaaatcaatatttgccACAATGAAATAGAGGTGAAAGAATAAAGAAACGTGGCAGGTCCATAAACAAGCTTTACAAAGTTTTTCACTATGCTGTAGAGAGAAGGATAGTTGTGTTGTGTGCTTCTATGCTGTCTATCTTCCTCGACATGAACATAAAATATCTTCCGCTCACCTCACGGCTCACTCTTTTGCCCATGTTCCCCTTCACTTTGCAGGTTCTTGCGGTCCGTCAAGACTCTTCCGGTCACGTGACATGAATAGTCCCTGTAGGAAAACCACAGATGTAAATAATACACTAATGCAGGCTGTGAATGCCATTTAGCTGATTAATTTCCCAGGGTCCTGGTACAGTTTATGCTCATTAGGACACCCGAATGGAAtggatcattttagtttttgtttagtAACACCTGTGTCTCCTGTGAAGAAAGGGCTCACTATGTTCTTTATCATTGAATATTCCACTTACTTTTCAGATAAGTTGATTATTCGTTTGGGttacaaaggagagaaaaagaatgaaaaatgccCGTTACAACATCTTAAAGCTCGTGGCAATATCTTCAAATTGATTTTTagcccacaaacacaaaacacaaagctatTCTCTATACTATAATGTAACGCAAGGACACGCAGGAAATCCTCACTACCGTGACGCTGGAACCATCAGAAACCTGGCATTTTTTTCGCCTAAAACATGACTTAAACAgataattgattatgaaaacaatcgtgATTGACCGTCCCTTCAATGAACTGACAAATAGTTTCAGCTCTAACTTGCACTGTAAAATGGTAAACTATTAATATGCTGATTAAAGATTCAAAATGATGAAGTCAAGCCAGGTTTAAGATACTGAGCATCCAGAATACATTTAAGTACAAGCTACGAGTCAGCCGCAAAGCACGcagtaaaatattcaaaatgaatatgCAAAGAGAGTTAACCCCTCTGTGTATCTAAGGTATTACCCCTCCTGTAACTGACGTGAAATAAGCCTCTTGTGGTCGATCAAAGGAGGGTGAGATTCTCTCCGCCAGTCCTTTTGATGGAGCGGTTTCCTTATTAAATATTAGCCAATCATTAACCAGCGCGCcgccatattattattatcagaggGCAGAATGATAAGTGGTCAGCTTGCTTCACTTAAACTATTGACCAGGAGCAGGTCACCTTGGTAACACATTCACCTGTGTCATCATGAGTCAGCACACCCTCCCGTTAAAAGCAGGGTGATTGTGTCTCCGCTACATAAATGATTAATCACAGACACAATGAAGGGGAGAGGTATTCATCCAGACctgttgtttgacttttttttttaaatttttggaaCAGATGGTCAACCTCACGTATGGGTAACATAATACTTTCACATGACTAGATGTATTGGCTGAAGATGAAATAAAGCTGCTGCCGTACGTTTTGAAAGCGAGGGGGAAAATATACAGGGCAGAGGTGTGTGATCCTGAAACGCTCCCACTTCATTTGCCCAATGATACCTCAAAGCGGCGCTAATGTAACTCGACTGTACGGccgtctgtgctgctgtggcaTCACCATGGAGACGTGCCTCCCATGATGAACTCTATCAGTTGTAGCAATTAGAGGGAAATCATAGCAGCCATGGTTACACTTGAACTCGCTGCCGAGAACTTTTATGCAGTTTTAGAAAAGGAATCACTAATTACATTCTAttgttctttttccctcctcctcccccccctgcACTTCTCTGTTCCTTTTCCCCTGTAGTGTATGTGGTGGAGGACAGGAGAAGAGACGACACAGGGGACACATGCCTGACAGCCTGCTGGacagctctgtgctgctgctgtctctggGACATGCTGACATAACGCTACACACCAACTGCTCATTTCCCACCTCCACACTCACACCCCCCCATTTCTGTGCCTTGAAGTCCCCATCACCCTCTTTCCCGTCTGCCTTTGCTcgtctataaataaaaaagccttGATCCTGAACGGAAGTCCCGTCCCCGCGGCCACCCTCTGTACCTTAATGTGAAACCCTCAGCACTGATTGAATGACTGACCCTACCTGGGGGCTACTCCGTAGCAGCTTGTAACTGAGCTTCAAAACATAACCTGAACCTCAGGCGCTTCACTTTAAaggcgcatgcacacacacagacacacaaacggtagatgcacagaaaaacatatatacatacgtaCAGTATACTTGGACCTCAGGCTCATCTATTGGGATGCTCTTTGGCACTTTATGATGATTACCTCTGTAAGATATGACTCCTGCCTGCCCTTTCAACCGCCCTGCCTAACCTCCCCCTTCAGCTATGCTACTTGCCCTGCCAAAAGACTACCCCTTATcctggaacccccccccccccatgccccAAAGGCCCCCAAGACCCCGGCTGTTAATGAGCCACAGGGTGCTCTTAAGAAGCTCATGCTTGAAACGTATCCCTTTCATTTGCACACAAGCTCTTTCTGCCGACGTATGTCTTCAAGTGGAATCATAtgacagtaaatgaaaaaaacatttttaaagatgacagTGATTTATGTGTGATTACTGTTCACATCCAATGCTCAcaatgggtcttttttttttcatggtgatattgatatgaaaaattattccaacattatttttattacatacCTTGGcgataaaacagaaaatacagaggagaaaataaaattgtgattGCTTAGCAGAAGAAACCAAATGACTTgttaaatgcctttttttgctttaaatctTGCATTAAAACTACTTCCCATGAAATAGAAGGCTTTGtgatctgtgtgtatttgtttgacTGCAGTggaatctgtgtgtgagtggtgtgTGGGAGGTTAAAGGAGAGTAGGGGGTATAGATCAGTACACTGTCGCTGCAAGGGCCTGGTTGGATCCATTCGGCTATTTATAGACAGGGGAGGATGTTGGTTGCGAAATGCCTGCTTGCCTGACGCATTACCAGTTCACAGAAGTCAAGCTAAGTGAAGGCAAATCGCAAGagataattttaattttacactGAACTGACAAGGGAATAAATTGCCAGACGAGTCATGGTTTTCTAATACACAATGAGGTTAAGTTGGGGCaaaatacatttactcaagCATTGGTATAGTTTTGAGGTGCTTAACTTGagcatttccattttatctTCTTAATATTGTTTACACCACCACAAGCCGGATTAAAACgtaaatacaaaacaaaggCTTAGTTtctgaaatatcattttttatagATATAACTCCAGCAGTATATGAATAATTTCAAATCAGTTGATCAACTTAAACTTATTATTAGATATCTTAGATATTTTCGCAGTGTCTCTTGCTATTTTTGAGTGCGTTTACATCGACAAATGGGGCAACATGCATGTGTCCAGATGGTGCATGTAAAATCAAAGTGCAAACAAATAACACTTAAtttcacatttgtgaaaatgGCGGCCGAGGAAGGATGGCATAGTTGGCGCTGATGGCGGTGGAATTCGCCTCGACCATGTCCCGTGATAGAtcattaaagccacagtgtgtaatattgcgaagaaagtattcacagaaatttaata from Scophthalmus maximus strain ysfricsl-2021 chromosome 9, ASM2237912v1, whole genome shotgun sequence encodes:
- the zgc:165573 gene encoding cysteine-rich and transmembrane domain-containing protein 1; the protein is MNFEQPPPYPGSGPTAPGYPAQGPPPQGYPPQGYPPQGYPVNMEQPNPAYPNYPAGQMGPGGPYQGQPPYQGYPGQPQFGWQGGPPPGPMYGEAPKNTVYVVEDRRRDDTGDTCLTACWTALCCCCLWDMLT